The DNA sequence TGTCACCAGCCGCGAAGAGCTGGGCGATAACGACGTACAGAAGGTACTGTTATCTCAGTACAACGACTGCGTTAATGTGCGGATCGCCTTCCGTGACGAGCTGCCGACCACCTTTGACATCAGCGGCAGGGACACCAACAGTTCCTTTGACTTTGCCATCTATGACGACCGCGGGGTGACCGATGTCTTTGTCCAAACCGGCAAGTATTACGGCCGGAAGACCTTCCAGCAGTCCGAAGTGGCCAAATATCAGTATCTCTACGAGCTGCTCGAACACAGCGCCCATCCGGTAAGGCTTGAGAACGACAGGATTGTCCTGGCAAGCGAACAGTATGCCCTGGTCGCGAACGGCTGATCGGATAATGGCTTGCAGAAGGCGATTCCTCCTGGTACGCAGTAACAAACAATATTGATTCGCAGTTTCATTGATAGTACAGTGAGTCACCTCCGGCAGGTCTGGAGGTGACTTTTTTAGTTTTACCGGAGGGGCTATCTATGGAACAGGATGCGACGTCCGCGAAATGGAAAAAGGTGTTCAGCCTGCCGGTGATTGTGGCGGCGCTGGGTTACTTTGTCGATATCTATGACCTGGTGCTGTTCAGCATTGTCCGGGTGCCTAGCCTTAAATCCCTGGGTCTCCAGGGACAGGAGCTGATCAACCAGGGGGTGTTCCTCCTCAACATGCAGATGGTAGGAATGCTGGTCGGCGGCATCATCTGGGGGGTTCTGGGAGACCGCAAGGGCCGCCTCAAGATCATGTTCGGCTCCATCTTCCTTTATTCCATCGCCAATCTGGCCAATGGCATGGTCTCCTCCCTGCCGGCCTACGCTGCGCTCCGGTTCATTGCCGGAATCGGGCTCGCCGGTGAGCTGGGTGCCGGGATCACCCTGGTCTCGGAAGTGCTCCACAAGAGTGTCCGCGGCTATGGCACCATGATCGTCGCCTCCATCGGGGTATCGGGGGCCATCCTGGCCAACGCAGTTGCCGCCAGCTTCGACTGGCGCAACGCCTTTTTCATCGGCGGGGTGCTGGGGCTGCTCCTGCTGATCCTGCGAATCTCCGTGGCCGAGTCAGGCATGTTCCGCGACATGGAAAAGAAAGAGGTCTCCAAGGGGAACTTCCTCGCCCTGTTCACTGACCGCAAGCGATTCGGCCGCTATCTCGACTCGATCCTGATCGGCATCCCCACCTGGTTCGTGGTGGGGATCCTGATCACCTTTTCCCCGGAATTCGCCAAGGCGCTAAAAGTCACCGGCCCGGTCTCGGCCGGCAATGCCGTGATGTACTGCTACCTCGGCCTGGTCTTCGGCGATTTTGCCAGCGGCGCCTTGAGCCAGCTGCTCAAAAGCAGAAAAAAGGTGATCCTGCTGTTCCTGATCCTGACCGGCATTGGCGTTGTCTGGTATTTCCTGGCTAGCGGGGTTACCCCAGCCGCCTTTTACGGCATTTGCACCTTTCTCGGCTTTGCCAGCGGCTATTGGGCTATCTTCGTCACGGTGGCGGCCGAGCAGTTCGG is a window from the Geoanaerobacter pelophilus genome containing:
- a CDS encoding MFS transporter, producing MEQDATSAKWKKVFSLPVIVAALGYFVDIYDLVLFSIVRVPSLKSLGLQGQELINQGVFLLNMQMVGMLVGGIIWGVLGDRKGRLKIMFGSIFLYSIANLANGMVSSLPAYAALRFIAGIGLAGELGAGITLVSEVLHKSVRGYGTMIVASIGVSGAILANAVAASFDWRNAFFIGGVLGLLLLILRISVAESGMFRDMEKKEVSKGNFLALFTDRKRFGRYLDSILIGIPTWFVVGILITFSPEFAKALKVTGPVSAGNAVMYCYLGLVFGDFASGALSQLLKSRKKVILLFLILTGIGVVWYFLASGVTPAAFYGICTFLGFASGYWAIFVTVAAEQFGTNLRATVATTVPNFVRGMVVPITLSFQWARGQLGLERGAVAVGCVCMLIALVSLYRLEETFHKDLDYFEEYL